In Dryocola sp. LX212, the genomic stretch GCAGCTCTCTGCCCGTAGGGGCTTTCCTTTACTGTTTATCAGCAGCCCCGCGTTTCTGAAGCGGCTGGATAACGGGCTTACGGCTCCCCCTTGTCGGATGACGATTTCGGCAGCCGGCAAGCTGGATGACGACACCGCGCAGCGGGCAGGGGAATGGCTGGGTGAGCCGGTTTGCGAAATCTACGGTACGACCGAAACGGGCGTGCTGGCGTGGCGAAAGCATCTGAAGGCCGGGCAGCCCTGGCAGCCGTTTCCGAAAGTTAAGTTTGCCGCTGACGAACAGGGATGGTCGGTACGTTCCCCATTAGTTGAGGGTGGCGTGTGTAATCTTGATGACAGCCTGGCTTTCACCGAACACGGTGAATTTACGCTGCTGGGCCGCCGCGACCGCATCGTTAAAATTGAAGAGAAACGGGTGTCGCTCAGCGAAATTGAGCGCCGCCTGCTGGCGCTGCCGATGATCAAAGACGTGGCGGTTGTCACCCTGACGCGTGGCGGACGCACGGTGCCCGGCGCCGTCGTGGTATTACAGCAGCCACATGAGCCGCTGAAAAAATTGAAAGCCCAGTGGCGCGACTCCCTGAGCCGGTGGCTCGAGCCGGTGGCCATCCCCCGCTACTGGCGCATCGTCGAAAGCATTCCGCTTAACAGCCAGAGCAAGCGGTCGTGGTCGCAACTACAGGAATTATTTGATGAGACCCCTTGAAGAGAGCCGCACGCAGCCGGAAGCGAACCAGCTGTGTTTGCTGCTGCGCATTCCAGCCGAAACGAGCTGGTTTCGCGGCCACTTTCCCGTGCAGCCGCTGCTGCCGGGCGTTGCCCAGCTTGACTGGGTCATGGCCTACGGCGCGGAACTTGCGCCAGGGCTGAGATTCAGCTCAATTGAGAACGTCAAGTTCCAGCGTCCGGTGCTGCCCGACAGCCTGCTGGAGCTGAACTTACGCTGGGATGTGGGCCGCAGCGCGCTGAGTTTTGAATATCGGCTGGTTAACGATGATGCGCGCCAGCCGGTCAGCAGCGGAAAAATCAAGCTATGTCAGTAAAGCCCTCTGATTTTCGCCCCTGCGTGGTGATCCCCTGTTATAACCACGGGGCCGCAATGCCGGACGTGCTTGCGCGCCTGCAGCCTTTTGCGCTGCGGTGTTTTATCGTCGACGACGGCAGCGAGCCGCAGACGGCAAACCAGCTCGTGGCGCTGGCCGCCAGCCATTCCGACGTGACGCTGGTTCGCCTGGCCATTAATGGCGGCAAAGGGCAGGCTGTGATTTCCGGTTTGCAGGCGGCGCAGCGGGCAGGCTTCACCCACGCCGTCCAGCTGGACGCCGACGGGCAGCACCGTATCGAAGATATTCCCCGTTTCCTTGATGAATCCCGTCTCCACCCTGACTCGCTGATTTCCGGGCGGCCGGAATACGACGACTCGGTGCCAAAGGCGCGCCTTTATGGCCGCTACGTCACCCACGTCTGGGTGTGGATTGAAACGCTGTCGCTGTCGCTGAAGGACAGCATGTGCGGCTTCCGCGTTTATCCGCTGGCCTCTACGCTCGCCCTGATTGCGCAGCATCCGCCGGGCAGGCGTATGGATTTCGACACCGAAATCATGGTGCGCCTTTACTGGTCCGGCGTGGATAGCCGCTTCCTGCGCACCCGCGTTACCTATCCCGCTGACGGCCTGTCGCACTTTGACGCCCTGCATGACAACCTGCGCATCTCGTGGATGCATACGAAGCTGTTCTTCGGCATGCTGCCGCGCATTCCCGCTCTGCTGATGCGCCACCGCCGTAACGCGGATCACTGGGCACAGGTGCCAGAGCGCAAAGGGCTGGCGGGCATGCGCCTGATGCTGCGCATCTACCAGGTTCTGGGGCGGCGAGCCTTTACGCTGCTGCTTTACCCTGTGGTGGCGTGGATGTGGCTGACCGGTGGCGCTCAGCGTCAGGCATCGCAAAGCTGGCTGCAGCGTGTGCAACAGCAGGCGAAGAGTAAAGGCATAGCGCTGCCGGGCGGGCTAAACAGCTTCCGCCACTTTTTACGTTTCGGCGACGCGATGCTCAACAAAATTGCCGCCTGGCGAGGGGATATCAAATGGGGAAGGGATATTAGCTTCGCCCCCGGCAGCCGCGAAGTTTTGCAGCCCAAGCCGGGCAGCGGAAAGCTTATTCTTGCCGCGCATCTTGGCGAAATTGAGGCCAGCCGCGCGCTGGCGCAGGTTGACGAAGGGCTGGTGATCAACGCCCTGGTCTTTACCGATCACGCCCGGCGCTTCCGGCAGATAGTTGAAGAGATTGCTCCGCAAGCCGCCGTTAATCTGCTGCCAGTTACCCATATTGGCCCGGAAACGGCCATGATGCTGCGCGAGAAACTCGACGCCGGGGAGTGGATTGCTATAGTCGGCGACAGAATTGCGGTTAACCCCCAGCGCGGCGGCGAAAGGCGCATATGCTGGAGCCCGTTTATGGGGGCGTCTGCTCCGTTCCCGCAGGGGCCTTTTATTCTTGCCGCCGCGTTGCGCTGCCCGGTTATTCTGATGATGGTTCTGCGTGAACAGGGAAAGCTCCGTATTCATGCCGAGCCATTTGCTGACCCGCTACTTTTACCTCGGTCCACGCGCCAGCAGGCTCTTCAACTGGCCGTAGATCGCTACGCCGAACGGCTTGAGGCTTATGCTTTACGCTCGCCGCTCGACTGGTTTAACTTTTATGATTTCTGGCAGCTTCCGCCGGAAAAGGAGTCCGCATGCTGAGTGACCCGCGCTTTCACGTTGAGGTCAGCATTAAGGTGCCGTTTCACGATGTCGACGCCATGGAAGTCGTCTGGCACGGCAACTACTTTCGCTATTTTGAAATCGCCCGCGAGGCGCTGCTGGATCAGTTTGATTATGGCTATCGCGCCATGCGGGATTCCGGCTACGTGTGGCCGGTGGTCGATACCAGAGTAAAATACCGCGGCGTGGTGACCTTTGGGCAACAGATCCTCGTGCAGGCAAGCGTGCTGGAGTTCGAAAACCGCCTGAAGATCGGTTATCAAATCGTTGATGCCGCCAGCGGCAGGCGTACCACCACGGGCTATACCATTCAGGTTGCCGTAGACGCCGCATCCGGCGAGATGTGTTTTGTCTCTCCGGACGTGTTATTTGAACGCATGGGGATGAAGCCATGAAAAAACTCTTACTGTCAGCGCTGCTGCTGGTCAGCTACCCCGCCGGTGCCGTCACGCTTGACGATATTCAGCAGCGCTTTGCCGCCCAGCCGGTTGTGCGCGCCAAATTCCAGCAGGAGCGCCAGATTAGCGGCATGAGCCAGCCCCTTTACTCCAGCGGGGAGGTGCTGATCGCTAAAAACACCGGGCTGTGGTGGCAGCAGAAGCACCCTTTCCCGATGACGCTGATCCTCGATGACAGCCATATGGTGCAGGTGATGGGTACCCAGGCCCCGGAGGTCATCACCGCCGACAGCAACCCGCAGATGTTCCAGTTTAACCATCTGCTGCGCGCGCTGTTTCAGGCCGATCGTAAAGTGCTCGACGAGAACTTCACCCACGAATTTACCGACCTCGGCAAGGGTGAGTGGCAGCTGGTGCTGACCCCGACCAGCACGCCGCTCGATAAGCTCTTCAGCACGCTCACCCTCAAAGGGAAGAAGTACCTTAACGTCATCGAGCTTAACGATACCCAGGGTGATTTCACGGAAATCACCTTCAGCAACCAGCGCCCGGAACCGCGAACGTTAACGTATGAAGAGCAGCAGCGTTTTGCCTTCTGAGTGGCCGCGCCGCCTGGCGTGGGGCTGGCTGAGTGTTGTCGCCCTGCTGATCGTTGTTCTGTGTCTGCTGCTGCCAAAAGCCCGGCTGGACAGCAGCGTGCTCTCTTTGCTGCCAGCTCAGAGCCTGGGCAAAGTGCCCCCGGCTATTGAGGCGGGCTTCCTGCAGCGTCTCGACAGGCAGATGCTCTGGCTGGTCAGCCCAGGCACCAGACCGGACCCCGCCGTGGCGAAAGCCTGGCAGACCCGGCTTAAGCAGCAGCCTTTTTTAGAAAGCGTTGAGGGCCCAATGGACGCGGCGGGGCAGCAGGCCTGGGGCAAATTTTATTTCGAACATCGCAACGGGCTGGTGGATGCGCAGACCCGCTCCCGACTGCAAAAAGGAGGGGATGCCCAGGCCGACTGGGTGCTGGCGCAGCTCTACTCTGCCTTTTCCGGCGTCAGCGGTAAAGAGCTGGCAAACGATCCTTTAATGCTGGTGCGCGGCTCCCAGCTGGCGTTGCAGCAGAGCGCCAGCCAGCTAAGGCTAATCGGCGGCTGGCTGGTGGCGCGGGATAAACAGGGCCGCTACTGGTACCTGCTGCACGGTGAGCTGAAAGGCTCTTCATTTGATATGCAGCGCGGGCGCGAGGCAGTAAGCCAGCTGCGGGCGCTGCAGCACAACCTGCAACGCCAGTTTCCGGCAGCAGAAGTCATGTCCCGGGGCCCGCTGTTTTACAGTGACTATGCCAGCCAGCAGGCGAAGCACGATGTTTCCACCCTGGGGCTTGCGACGGTAGCTGGTGTACTGCTACTGATCCTTCTGGTTTTCCGGTCGGTTCGTCCTTTGATGCTCTGCGTCACCTCCGTCGCCGTCGGCGCGCTTGCGGGTACGGCTATCACGCTGCTTTGTTTTGGCCAGCTGCATCTGATGACGCTGGTGATGAGCCTGGGAATTGTCGGCGTATCGGCTGACTACACGCTCTATTACCTGACGGAGAGGATGGTGCACGGGGCGGAAAGTTCGCCGTCTGGAAGCATGCGCAAAGTGCTTCCCGCCCTGCTGCTGGCGCTGGGGACGACGGTGCTGGCCTGGCTCATTATGATGTTCGCACCTTTCCCGGGTATCCGGCAGCTCGCCGTATTTGCCGCCAGCGGGTTAACCGCTTCCTGCCTCACGGTTGTCTGCTTGTATCCCTTCGCGGTGCGCGGCCTGCCGGTGCGTCCGGTTCCCTGCCGTGGCTGGATGCAGGCCTGGCTTGCGGCCTGGCAAACGAAGAATGCCGTGCGGGTGGGGATCCCCTGTGTTTTGCTGGCTATCAGCCTTGCGGGCATCTCGCTGCTGCGCATTAATGACGACATTTCCAGCCTGCAGGCCCTGCCGCAGGATCTGCTGCGTGAAGAGCAGGCGATGACCCTGCTGACCGGGCAGGGCATGGATCAGAAATGGTTTATGGTTTACGGCACCAGCGCGGAAGAGACCCTGCAGCGTCTGGAAAAGCTGGCGCCGGAGCTGGCGAAGCTGCGTGAACGCAAGCTTATTGACGGTTACCGCCTGCTCCCCCTGGCCTCCCTTGAGCGCCAGCAGGCCGATTTGCGCCTGCTGCGCGAAGCTGCTCCGGTGCTGCAAAAGCGCCTGGCGGAGACGGGCATGAACGTGAGCGCCCCGAATCTGCAGCAAATGCCGGTCACGCCGGATCTCTGGCAGAAAAGCGTCATCAGCAGCGGTTGGCGTTTATTGTGGCTGTCGCTGCCCGACGGACGGAGCGGGGCGTTAGTGCCGGTAAACGGTGTGCATGACGGCGCGGCGCTGAAAAGCCTTGCCGCTAAGCAGCCGGGCGTGAGCTGGGTGGATCGCAAATCCTCTTTCAACGAGCTGTTTGGCTTTTATCGCGCTTTGCTGGCCGGTTTACTGGCTGCGGCCGTAGCGGCTATCGCCGTCAGCTATGTGCTGCGCCTCGGGATTAAAAGAGGGCTGCTCAACGTGGTGCCTTCGCTGCTCTCCCTTGGCGGCGGGCTTGCGGCACTGGCGTTTAGCGGTCACGATCTGAACTTATTCTCGCTGCTGGCCCTTGTGCTTGTACTGGGGATCGGCATTAACTACACGCTGTTCTTCAGCAATCCGCGCGGTACACCGTTGACCTCCATGCTGGCGGTGAGCGTTGCCTTACTGACCGCGCTGCTGACGCTCGGCATGCTGGTCTTTAGCCACACCCAGGCTATTGCCAGCTTCGGCATTGTTCTGAGCTGCGGGATCTTCTGCGCATTTTTGACCGCGCCGCTGGCGATGCCGGCCAGGGACAAAGGAAAATCATGAAATTGAATCAACGGAGTTATTCTGGTTTTGTAGGGCGGACAGGCGAACGCGCCATCCGCCAGTTAGCCGTTTGCGCTTTATTGCTGGGCGTATCGCTGTTGAGCGCCTGCAGCTCACCTGAACCGGATACCACTCGCCCGCAGGCCTGGCTTAAACCGGGGACGCTGGTGACGCTGCCTGCGCCGGGCATTGCGCCCGCTGTCAATCAGCAGCAGCTGCTGACCGCCAGCCTGAAAGGCAAAACGCAGTCGTTGATGGTGCTGCTCAACGCCGATGACCAGAAGGTTATGCTGGCGGGCCTGTCGCCGCTTGGCATTCGCCTGTTCCGCCTGACCTATGACAAGAGCGGCGTGAAAACTGAGCAGTCGATAACGCTGCCGGAAATGCCCCCGGCAAGCCAGGTGCTGGCGGATATTATGCTCAGCCACTGGCCTGTCAGCGCCTGGCAGCCCCAGCTGCCGAAGGGCTGGACGCTGAAAGATAGCGGCGCAACGCGCGAACTGCGTGATGACACCAACGCGCTTATCGAGACCATCAGCTACGTCACCCGCGACGGTAAACGTTTGCCCGTCAGCATTCAGCATCACCGCTTTGGCTATTTGATCGCCATTCAGAACCTGGACGGCCAGTCATGATTTTCGTTACCGCGGTGGGCATGGTTAACGCCATGGGGAATTCGCTCGATGAGATTGCCGACAACCTGGCTGCAGGACGCTCACCGGGCATGGTGCCAGACACCGAAGACTGGCTGCAGCAGGGCGACTGCTGGGTTGGTCGGGTGACGGGCGAGCTTCCACCGATGCCCGACACGCTGCCCCAGCACAACAGCCGAAACAACCGTCTGCTGCTGGCGGCGCTGGCACAGATCGGGCCGCAGACAGATGAGTTGATTACACGCTATGGCCGGGACAGGGTTGCCGTAGTGCTGGGCACCAGCACCTCGGGGCTTGATGAAGCAGACCGAAAAGTGAGCGGCACGCACGAAACGTACTATTACGGGCAGCAGGAGCTGGGCGATCCGTCGCGCTTCGTCAGTGAATACCTCAGCCTCGACGGCCCGGCGCTGACGGTCTCCACCGCCTGCTCCTCCAGCGCCCGGGCGGTCATTACCGGCAAACGCCTGATTGAGTCCGGCATGGTGGACGCGGCAATTGTGGGCGGGGCAGACACGTTAAGCCGCATGCCGATAAACGGTTTTAACAGCCTGGAATCTCTCAGCGAGCGGCGCTGTCGGCCATTTAGCGCTGAACGCAACGGTATTACTATCGGTGAAGCGGCCGCTCTGCTGCTGCTCAGCCGTGAATCCGGCCCGGTTCAGCTGCTCGGCGTAGGGGAGTCTTCCGACGCCTGGCATATGTCCGCGCCGCACCCGGAAGGGGCGGGAGCCATTCGCTCCGTTAAAATGGCGATGAAGGAGGCGGGGTTAACCGCTGAAGATATCGGCTATATCAATATGCACGGCACAGCCACGCGCTTAAATGACGAGATCGAAGCGAAGGTGGTCAATACGCTGTTTGGCGAAGGCGTGCCGGGCAGCTCAACGAAGCATCTGACAGGGCATACTCTCGGCGCAGCGGGGGCCTGCGAGGCGGCGCTTTGTTATCTGATGTTAACCCGCCGTTTATCTTTGCCGGCGCAGGATTTCAGCGATTGTACTCAGGACACAGGACTGGCACCGTGCGGGTTACTGACTTCACCCCGGGCGGAGTATAAGCCGGTCATGCTCTCTAACTCTTTTGCCTTTGGCGGCAACAACGCCACCCTGATCTTTGGATCCGCACATGACTGACTATTCTCCTCCGCAGCGTTACCTGCCCCATAAAGCGCCGATGTGCCTGCTCGAAAAGGTCGTGGAGGTCACAGAAACAGGCGCCCATTGTCAGGTAAAAGTCAGCTCAGCGGGCGTGCTGTCTCCTTTTCTTAACGATGACGGCACGCTGCCGGGCTGGTTTGCCATCGAAATCATCGCGCAGACGGTAGGGGTATGGTCCGGCTGGCATACGGTGAGCGCTGGTGAAGAGTCGGTTGGTGTTGGGATGCTCCTCGGCGGGCGCGGGCTGCGCTGTCCTGACGGAAAATTTCCGGCTAATACGCTACTGGATTGTAAGGTCACGCTGTTAATGCGTGACGATAAAATTGGCAGTTTTGAAGGCGAAATCCTCGCAGATAACCGTGTTGTGGCAAGCGGGCGAGTGAATACGTATCAACCAGATAAGAACGAATTAGAACAATTATTTTAATGGGACAGCAGGTATGACACGAACAGTACTGGTGACCGGAGCCAGCAAAGGCATCGGCAGGGCGATCGCCCTTGGGCTGGCGGAAGACGGCTTTTCCGTGGTGGTGCATTACCACCGCGATATTCATGGCGCACAGCAAACGCTAAATCTTATTGAACAGCAGGGCGGCACGGGCCGTCTGATGCAGTTCGACAGTTCGGACCGGGCGCAGTGTCGTGCAGTCCTGCAGACAGATATCGAAGCTCACGGCGCTTATTGGGGCGTGGTAAACAACGCAGGTATTGCACGAGACGGCGCATTTCCTGCGCTGAGCGACGAAGACTGGGACGGGGTTATCCATACCAATCTCGACAGCTTCTATAACGTTATTCAGCCCTGCGTGATGCCAATGATTGGTCTGCGCGACGGCGGGCGTATTATTACCCTGTCGTCCGTCTCCGGGCTCATGGGCAACCGTGGGCAAGTGAACTACAGCGCTGCCAAGGCGGGCATTATCGGCGCAACGAAAGCGTTGGCGGTTGAGCTGGGAAAACGCAAAATTACCGTGAACTGCATCGCGCCGGGGCTGATTGATACCGGCATGATTGAAATGGAAGAGGCGGCGCTCAAAGAAGCAATACGCATTATCCCGCTGCAGCGCATGGGCCTGCCGGAAGAAGTGGCCGGGCTTGCCCGCTATCTGATGTCGCCGGTGGCAGGTTATGTCACCCGGCAGGTCATCTCCCTTAACGGGGGGATGCTGTGATCCGACGCGTGGTGGTAACGGGAATGGGAGGGGTGACCGCATTTGGTGAAGACTGGCAGTCGGTCTCCGCCGGGCTGCGTTCCGGTCAGAATGCGGTCAGGCACATGCCGGAATGGCAGATTTACGAAGGCCTGAATACCCTGCTCGGCGCGCCGGTGGATAAATTTGTCCTCCCCGGGCATTACACCCGCAAACGCATCCGTGCCATGGGGCGTGTGTCGCTGATGGCTACTCGCGCAACGGAGCTTGCGCTGGAGCAGGCCGGTTTGCTTGACGATCCGGTACTCACCAGCGGAGATTCGGGCATTGCCTACGGGTCATCTACGGGCAGCACGGGACCGGTGAGTGAGTTCGCTACGATGCTGACGGAAAAGCATACCCGCAATATCACTGGCACCACCTATGTGCAGATGATGCCGCACACCGCGGCGGTCAACGCCGGGTTATTCTTCGGCCTGCGTGGCCGGGTGATCCCAACCTCCAGCGCCTGTACATCAGGCAGCCAGGCCATCGGCTATGCCTGGGAGGCGATTCGCCATGGCTACCAAACCGTGATGGTTGCAGGCGGCGCGGAAGAGCTTTGTCCTTCGGAAGCCGCCGTGTTCGACACGCTGTTTGCTACCAGCCAGCGCAACGAACAGCCAAAAAGCACGCCGGCTCCCTTTGACCAGACGCGTGACGGCCTGGTTATTGGCGAAGGTGCAGGTACACTGATCCTTGAAGATCTTGACCACGCGCTGGCCCGGGGGGCGAAGATCTACGCCGAAATTATCGGTTTTCATACCAATTGTGATGCGGCGCATATCACCCAGCCCCAGAAAGAGACCATGCAGATTTGTATCGAGCGTGGCCTGGCGTCTGCCGGGCTTGCCGCCAGCGACATCGGCTATATCAGTGCGCACGGCACGGCGACGGACCGGGGCGATATCGCTGAAACCCAGGCGACCGCTGCCGTCTTCGGCGACAAAACGCCGATCTCTTCGCTGAAGAGCTATTTTGGCCATACGCTCGGGGCGTGTGGGTCGCTGGAAGCATGGATGAGCATTGAAATGATGCGGGAGGGCTGGTTTGCAGAGACTCTTAACCTGCGTAACCGTGACGAAGCGTGCGGCGAGCTGGATTACATCATGGGCAGTGCCCGACGTCTGGATACCGAATTCATCCAGAGCAATAACTTTGCTTTCGGGGGAATTAATACTTCGCTGGTGCTTCGCCGTTGGCCGTGAAACCCTATCGCCTGGCCTTAGCGGACATTCAGCGCTTAGCGGACGATGCGCTTGCCGGGCGCTGGCTTAGCTCTGAGCTGATCGCCACGGCACCGTCTGGCAACCGCCGCCCGATATGGCTGGCCGGTCGTACTCTGCTGGCCATGCTGCTGGATGAAGGGGCGCTACCTCTGCTGGATATTGGCCCTAACGGCAAACCCTCCCACCCGCAGCTTCCGCACTTTAATATCAGCAACAGTGCGACAGGCGTGGCGGTGCTGCTGGGCAAAAGGGAAGTGGGTTGTGATATGGAGCTGCTGCGGCCACGTCCTCGTTTTATGGCGGTGGCACGACACAGTTTTTCAACCGGGCTGGTGGAGTGGCTCGAGGCGCTACCGGTGGAGGAGCAATTACAGGCTTTCTGGCGCTTATGGACAGCGCATGAGGCGGTATTGAAGCAACAGGGGGGGACGGTGTGGCAGATATCTTCGCTGGAGCTGCCGCTGGACACGCTCTGCCCGGCGGGCCGCTACCTGACGCATCTGGTGGTCAACGGTGCGCTGATTGCCTGCTGCGGGCGTGAACCTTTCCCTGCCGAATTCACGCCCGAGCTGGTTTTACTTTAGATCTGTTGCTGGCCCGCACCCGCAAGCGCCGTCAGGTTGCGCAGATCATTCCCGGTAGGCGACTGATAAACCCGCAGGCCAAACTCGCCCATCACGGCATAAACATGGTCAAAAATATCTGCCTGAATAGCTTCATATTCCAGCCACGCGGTGGTGTTGGTGAAGGCATATATTTCCAGCGGCATGCCTTCAGCGCCCGGAGCCAGCTGGCGCACCATCAGCGTCATGTCTTTACGGATTTTCGTGTGGTGCTGTAAATATTCCGCCAGATAGGCGCGGAAGGTGCCGATATTGGTCATGCCGCGGCAGTTAAGCGCGTTGCCTTCATCCTCGTTATATTGCTGATTATAGCTGCTAATTTCTTTATTACGCGCTTCAATATAAGGCTTTAACACCCGGGATTTATACAGGTGTTCAACTTCTTCTGGCGTCAGAAAATGAATGCTGGTGGCATCAATATTAATACTGCGCTTAATACGGCGGCCACCTGATTTTGACATGCCGCTCCAGTTTTTAAATGCATCAGAAACAAGGGCGTAGGTGGGAATGGTGGTGATGGTATTATCCCAGTTCTGTACTTTTACCGTCGTCAGGCCAATATCAATCACCGAGCCGTCGGCACCAAACTTCGGCATTTCCAGCCAGTCACCGAGCATCAGCATATTGTTGGCGGAAAGCTGAATGCCAGCCACCAGACCGAGGATCGGATCTTTAAAGACCAACATCAGCACGGCGGCCATGGCGCCCAGGCCGCTAATCAGTATCGCCGGGGACTGATCAAGCATTACGGAAATCATCAGGATGCCAATAATAATGGCGGCGACCAGCTTAATGCCCTGGACGATGCCCTTGAGAGGCAGCTGCGAGGCAATGGCGAATTTGTGGGAGATTTTTAACGCGATATCCAGCAGTGAGAAAAGCGAAAGCAGCGCGAAAAGCATTATCCACAGCTGCGCGCAGGAAGAGATAATTTCGCTGGCCTGGCCATTTTTATGCAGCCAGATCACTGCCTGGAAATTGACGATGATCCCCTGCAGCGTAAAGGCGACACGGTTGAATAATTTATTTTGGGTAATAATCTGCAGCCAGAGCTTCGAGCTGGCGTTGGCATGCTTTTCAAAGACACGCAGGACAATGCGGTGCAGAATAAAATGTACGACAACAGCGGTCAGTATAATCACGCTCAGCATAATGACTAAATAAGCATATTTATTTAATTCCATGCCGTAATTCTTCAGAAGCAGTAAAAATTCCTGCATGTCATCTCCAAAGCAAAGGGCGCTATGATGCCAATATGAGCACCATATTTCAATCAAGCAGGGGAGATTTGTCTTAATTACTGCCGGCAATTAAGACGTTTCTTGCGCAAGTAAAGGACGCGGTAAATAAGTCATACTCACCAAAAATATTACAAATTATATTCCCACGCTTATCTTTATCCGCGTTTGTTTGCCGTGTATTGCTGGCATCCCAGAGATTCCGTCAGGTAGGGATGATGTATCCTGAAACGCCATGTCATTTCTGCTTGCAATTCTTAGTTCCCAAACGATAATTACACTCAAAATAAGAAGCATTATCATTATTGTTTGTCAGGGATCTCTCATGCAACGACCGACTCTTGCTCAGCCAGGGCTGCGACCGCGCCTTCTCGCTGCCCTTATCAGTGCCAGCATCACGCCCGCAGTCGTGGCAGCGGAACCTACGGATGCATCGCCCAAAGAGGATACCCTCACCGTTACCGCCGCACCGCAGGAATCTTTCCGCGCCGGGGGCGATGAGCTGGTGCCTGCATATCTTGATGGACAGGTTGCCAACGGTGGCCGCCTGGGCATGCTGGGCGAGCAGGAGGCGAAAAACGTTCCCTTTAATATCATTGGCTATACCTCAAAGATGATTGAGGACCAGCAGGCCACAACGCTTACGGACGTCATTCGTAACGATGCCACGGTGCAGGCGGTGCGCGGCTACGGCAATTTTGCCGAATCCTACAGAATTCGTGGCTTCCAGCTCGACGGCGACGATATCGCCTTCGGTGGCCTTTATGGCGTACTGCCTCGCCAGGTGGTGACGACCACTATTGCGGAGCGTGTCGAAGTGATTAAAGGGTCGAACGCGTTTCTTAACGGTGTGCCGCCGGGCGGCTCGGGCGTTGGCGGCTCTATCAACGTTGAGCCGAAGCGGGCGGATAGCCTCCCGCTAACCCGTGCCAGTATAGATTACGGATCTGACTCGCAAATCGGTACCTCGCTGGATGCCGGGCGCCGCTTCGGTGACCGTGACCAGTTTGGCGCGCGCGTTAACGTGCTGCACAGAGAAGGTGAAACCGCCATTGATAACGAGAAGGATCGCACCACGCTTGCCAGCGTTGGGCTGGACTACAAAGGCGATCGCCTGCGCGGCTCCCTCGATGCGGGCTGGCAGAAATCCACCATGCATAACGGCAGGATTGGCATCGGGGTAGGGGCCATCACGGAAATGCCGGAAGTTCCTGATAACAGTGACAACTACAGTCAGCAGTGGGTCTATTCAGATATGACGACCCGTTTTGCCGCCCTGCGGGGTGAATATGACGTGGTGGATAACTGGACGTTTTATGGCGGCATCGGCGGCAACAATACCGACGAGCGCGGCGAGTACAGCCTCCCGAAACTGCTGGATAACGAAGGCAACGCGAGCGTAAGCCGTCTGGGAACACGCTACGTTGCAGACAGCTTCTCCGGTATGACCGGCATTCGCGGCAGGTTCGACACTGGCGTAATAGGCCACAGCGTGAATCTGGGTTACTCCGGCGTGTACCGTAAAACCCGCTCGGCCTACACGTTGTCCGGCGCGACCAGCACCATTAATATTTATGATCCAACGACGATTAACTACCCGCCGACGCTTTACAGCGGCGGTAATATGGGT encodes the following:
- a CDS encoding beta-ketoacyl-ACP synthase, whose protein sequence is MIRRVVVTGMGGVTAFGEDWQSVSAGLRSGQNAVRHMPEWQIYEGLNTLLGAPVDKFVLPGHYTRKRIRAMGRVSLMATRATELALEQAGLLDDPVLTSGDSGIAYGSSTGSTGPVSEFATMLTEKHTRNITGTTYVQMMPHTAAVNAGLFFGLRGRVIPTSSACTSGSQAIGYAWEAIRHGYQTVMVAGGAEELCPSEAAVFDTLFATSQRNEQPKSTPAPFDQTRDGLVIGEGAGTLILEDLDHALARGAKIYAEIIGFHTNCDAAHITQPQKETMQICIERGLASAGLAASDIGYISAHGTATDRGDIAETQATAAVFGDKTPISSLKSYFGHTLGACGSLEAWMSIEMMREGWFAETLNLRNRDEACGELDYIMGSARRLDTEFIQSNNFAFGGINTSLVLRRWP
- a CDS encoding 4'-phosphopantetheinyl transferase superfamily protein; amino-acid sequence: MKPYRLALADIQRLADDALAGRWLSSELIATAPSGNRRPIWLAGRTLLAMLLDEGALPLLDIGPNGKPSHPQLPHFNISNSATGVAVLLGKREVGCDMELLRPRPRFMAVARHSFSTGLVEWLEALPVEEQLQAFWRLWTAHEAVLKQQGGTVWQISSLELPLDTLCPAGRYLTHLVVNGALIACCGREPFPAEFTPELVLL
- a CDS encoding mechanosensitive ion channel family protein, whose translation is MELNKYAYLVIMLSVIILTAVVVHFILHRIVLRVFEKHANASSKLWLQIITQNKLFNRVAFTLQGIIVNFQAVIWLHKNGQASEIISSCAQLWIMLFALLSLFSLLDIALKISHKFAIASQLPLKGIVQGIKLVAAIIIGILMISVMLDQSPAILISGLGAMAAVLMLVFKDPILGLVAGIQLSANNMLMLGDWLEMPKFGADGSVIDIGLTTVKVQNWDNTITTIPTYALVSDAFKNWSGMSKSGGRRIKRSINIDATSIHFLTPEEVEHLYKSRVLKPYIEARNKEISSYNQQYNEDEGNALNCRGMTNIGTFRAYLAEYLQHHTKIRKDMTLMVRQLAPGAEGMPLEIYAFTNTTAWLEYEAIQADIFDHVYAVMGEFGLRVYQSPTGNDLRNLTALAGAGQQQI
- a CDS encoding TonB-dependent receptor — translated: MQRPTLAQPGLRPRLLAALISASITPAVVAAEPTDASPKEDTLTVTAAPQESFRAGGDELVPAYLDGQVANGGRLGMLGEQEAKNVPFNIIGYTSKMIEDQQATTLTDVIRNDATVQAVRGYGNFAESYRIRGFQLDGDDIAFGGLYGVLPRQVVTTTIAERVEVIKGSNAFLNGVPPGGSGVGGSINVEPKRADSLPLTRASIDYGSDSQIGTSLDAGRRFGDRDQFGARVNVLHREGETAIDNEKDRTTLASVGLDYKGDRLRGSLDAGWQKSTMHNGRIGIGVGAITEMPEVPDNSDNYSQQWVYSDMTTRFAALRGEYDVVDNWTFYGGIGGNNTDERGEYSLPKLLDNEGNASVSRLGTRYVADSFSGMTGIRGRFDTGVIGHSVNLGYSGVYRKTRSAYTLSGATSTINIYDPTTINYPPTLYSGGNMGDPNDRSRTRTSGVSISDTLSALDERVLLTVGARRQDVTVRNYDYNGVETPATRFDAFKVTPVYGLVVQPWEQVSFYANHIEALQPGPTASSKAVNAGQVVGIVQSKQNEVGMKIDFGRIGGTLALFEIKKPVGMVDDKNVYGLYGEQQSRGMELNVFGEPVYGVRLLGSAVWLDPELSKTTGGVNDGNDAVGVPRYAVTLGGEWDLPWIQNLTATGTVTRTGSQYANASNTIKLDGWTRLDLGARYSMKVKEQTLTWRAAVENITNEKYWASVDDSGTYLTQGDPRMLKLSMSVEF